In the genome of Sphaeramia orbicularis chromosome 13, fSphaOr1.1, whole genome shotgun sequence, one region contains:
- the sdhdb gene encoding succinate dehydrogenase [ubiquinone] cytochrome b small subunit B, mitochondrial isoform X1, with protein sequence MAAIVRLSSVCRRGVKPLFYQSTFLARPLAVPHTYKEHPYQLTAKIHASQALCAGSGSKAASLHWTAERVLSILLLAMGPVAYFNPGPFMDYSLAAALTLHGHWGIGQVLTDYVHGDAKIKMANAGLFLLSTVTFAGLCYFNYNDVGICKAVAMLWSK encoded by the exons ATGGCGGCTATCGTCAGGTTAAGTTCTGTGTGTCGCAGAGGTGTTAAAC CTCTGTTCTACCAAAGCACTTTTCTTGCCAGGCCACTGGCTGTCCCACACACATACAAGGAGCACCCCTACCAGCTGACAGCGAAGATCCATGCATCACAAGCTCTGTGTG CAGGCTCTGGCTCCAAAGCCGCCTCCCTGCACTGGACAGCGGAGCGAGTGTTGAGTATCCTCCTGCTGGCCATGGGGCCCGTTGCCTACTTTAACCCTGGCCCCTTCATGGACTACTCCCTGGCTGCTGCCCTGACCCTGCACGGACACTG GGGCATCGGGCAGGTGTTGACAGACTACGTTCACGGAGACGCAAAGATCAAGATGGCCAACGCAGGGCTCTTCCTCCTGTCCACCGTCACCTTCGCCGGCCTCTGTTATTTCAACTACAACGACGTGGGCATTTGCAAAGCTGTCGCCATGCTATGGAGCAAATGA
- the sdhdb gene encoding succinate dehydrogenase [ubiquinone] cytochrome b small subunit B, mitochondrial isoform X2, whose amino-acid sequence MAAIVRLSSVCRRGVKPLFYQSTFLARPLAVPHTYKEHPYQLTAKIHASQALCGSGSKAASLHWTAERVLSILLLAMGPVAYFNPGPFMDYSLAAALTLHGHWGIGQVLTDYVHGDAKIKMANAGLFLLSTVTFAGLCYFNYNDVGICKAVAMLWSK is encoded by the exons ATGGCGGCTATCGTCAGGTTAAGTTCTGTGTGTCGCAGAGGTGTTAAAC CTCTGTTCTACCAAAGCACTTTTCTTGCCAGGCCACTGGCTGTCCCACACACATACAAGGAGCACCCCTACCAGCTGACAGCGAAGATCCATGCATCACAAGCTCTGTGTG GCTCTGGCTCCAAAGCCGCCTCCCTGCACTGGACAGCGGAGCGAGTGTTGAGTATCCTCCTGCTGGCCATGGGGCCCGTTGCCTACTTTAACCCTGGCCCCTTCATGGACTACTCCCTGGCTGCTGCCCTGACCCTGCACGGACACTG GGGCATCGGGCAGGTGTTGACAGACTACGTTCACGGAGACGCAAAGATCAAGATGGCCAACGCAGGGCTCTTCCTCCTGTCCACCGTCACCTTCGCCGGCCTCTGTTATTTCAACTACAACGACGTGGGCATTTGCAAAGCTGTCGCCATGCTATGGAGCAAATGA
- the timm8b gene encoding mitochondrial import inner membrane translocase subunit Tim8 B, with protein MDNFDNFSSSEKAEATELQRLIAIEQQKAQFQAQVHTFTDVCWDKCVDSPGSKLDYRTETCLVSCVERFIDTTLTITNRFTQMVQKGTH; from the exons ATGGACAATTTTGATAATTTCAGTTCGTCGGAAAAGGCAGAGGCGACGGAGCTTCAGCGTCTTATCGCTATAGAGCAGCAGAAAGCGCAGTTCCAGGCCCAG GTGCACACCTTCACAGATGTCTGCTGGGATAAATGTGTGGACAGTCCGGGCTCGAAGCTGGACTATAGGACAGAGACGTGCCTAGTGAGCTGTGTGGAGCGTTTCATTGACACCACTTTGACCATCACCAACCGCTTCACACAGATGGTGCAGAAGGGCACTCATTAA